In Marinilabiliales bacterium, the sequence GCACTGAATCTTCAGGTAACCGCTATTCCTTGCAGGGATTGCTTGGCCGGATAGGATACAATTATCAGTATACATATTACCTTGATCTGATCATGAGGAGGGATGGAAGTGCACGTTTTGCACCTGAAAACCGGTGGGGTACATTTCCTGCCGTTTCGGCAGCATGGAGGGTCACAAATGAAAGATTCATGGAAAATGTCAACTGGCTTGATGATCTGAAGCTACGTGCAGGATGGGGACAGTTGGGCAACCAGGAGGTTCGTGATATGGCCTATCTTTCAGTTATTGACACAAGGCCTGCATATTCATGGGGCAGAACCGATGACGGGCTTGGTTATTACAGCTCCGGCGCAACCGTTTTTGGTATAGCCAACAGGGATTTGCAATGGGAAAAGACAACAACCTTCAATATAGGTTTTGATGCTGTTTTGTTCAGAGGACTATATTTTACCGCCGAGTATTATGATAAACTCACAGATGGAATTCTGCAGACGGTCTCACTTCCCAACAGCGTTGGCGTGACGCTACAACCGGTTGATAACATTGCTTCTGTAAGAAACAGTGGGGTCGAGCTGGCACTGAACTATACAGGCCGGATCGGTGAACTGGGATATAGTATGGGAGGAAATTTCACTCTTAATGATAACGAGGTAGTCAGCACCCACAAAGGTATACCACTATTCGGACAAGGTATCGAGGAAGGTTATCCCCTCTTTTACGTGCGAGGCTATAAGCTTGGCGGGATTTTCCAGAACCAGTCCGAAATAGATGCATGGCTTGCCGAAAATTCGGACGTAAATTATCAGACTCCAAAACTCGGGCCTGGTGATTTCTATTTTCAGGATCTCAGGGGCGCTCCGCAAAATGATAATGAATTTTATTCGGAAGGTCCGGACGGAACAATTGATTCGTATGATCAGGTTTACCTTGGAAATAGCATTCCCGGATATTTCTATGGGTTCAATATGAATTTGACATACAGGGGATTTGATATGGGAGCGGTATTTACCGGTGTCGGCGATGTGGTTAAATATAATGTGGTCAGGCAGTCTCTGGAATACACATCCGGAACAGGAGGCAACCTTTCTACAGATGTTTTGAACTCCTGGACACCTGAGAACAGAGACACAGATATGCCAAGGATAATGAGGGGTGATCCGGCGGGTAATTTCCGTGCATCAGATTATTTTGTTGAAAGTGCTGCCTACCTTCGTCTGTCAAACCTCCAGGTCGGATATACCCTTCCTCAATCCTTCTATGCATTCACGAATGATAATATCAGGAATTTAAGGATTTACCTCGGGGTATCCAATTTATTCACAATAACTCCGTATCGGGGACTTGATCCGGAAAGTGATAAATATCCCACACCCAGGGTATTGTTTATGGGACTGAATGCCCGTTTCTGAATATAATAGAAATGTAGTAAAAAAAAATCCGAATTATGAAAATAACACAATATATATCAAAAGGAATGCTTTTGCTTATGTGCTTCCTTGTCAATCCTTCATGTGACAAGAATTTGGACATAAAGCCAACCAAGGAGCTTGAATCTGTCTTTTTCGAGGATGAAGGGCGAATGCAGAGAGCGGTTGGAGCCGCATATGCCGCCCTCACTAGTCTCTATTCGCCTATACTCAATAATTCCAGTTGTTTGCCACCCATGTTGCTTCCAGGTGATGACATTGCCGGAGAACATACTGGAGTAACTCTTTTTACCTTTTCCGGTCTTACCAGTACAAATGGTAATCTGGAAGAGCTCTGGAAACGACTTTATGCCGTCGTTGGAAGATGCAATTTCGTTCTTGACCGACTTGATGACCCGGAAATACAGGAGCTTTATGATACTCCCGGACTAATGGATGCAAACAGGGGGGAAATGCTTTTCCTGCGCTCATGGGTATATTTCAGATTATGGGACTGGTGGCGCAAAGCACCAATACAGGATGAGCGTATTACTACTGTTGAAGATGCTATCTTACCGCCTTCCGAGGGCTTTGAGATGCTTGATAATGCCATTGCTTCTCTTGAAAAGGCAGCTGAATTGCTCCCCGATTCCTGGGATAACAGAAATCTTGGCCGGATAACCAAGGATGGTGCATACGGACTTCTGGTAAAATTGTATGTAACCCGTGCATGTTACAATAACAAAAGCACCGAGGATTATCAGAAGGCAATCACTGCTTTCGAAAAAATATCAGGAAACAGGGAACTGGTGCATTTTGGTGAAAACTTCGATTACCGTTTTGAAAATAATGCAGAATCCCTTTTTGAATTTCAGGCTAGTATGAATCCCAGCGGGCAGGATAATGCCTGGCTGGATAATGATTTCGGTCGTGGTGCCGGGCAAGCCGGTGCAATGTATCATATGTTCACCAATCACTGGGGAAATTATACAACAGGAAGAATGGGGCCGACACCTAAGTTGATCAATGCATTCGAACCTGGTGATCCGAGAAGATCAGAAACAATAAGGGATAATGACGATATAGACAATATGGACTGGTCTCTATGGTGGATAGAACCCTGGGAAAGGTTTGGTGGATATCACATAGTGAAATATGTAAACGGGGAGAGAGGAAATGCTCATGAACCAATATGGCAAATATCATCGAGAAACAATACCAGGATTCTGCGTCTTGCTGATGTCAAGCTGGCTGTTGCCGAGGCCTACCTGGCTACCGGCAACCAGGGTGAGGCTCTGAGGCAGGTGAATGATATCAGGCAACGGGCAAGGGAGTCGACACCTGACGGTTCTGTTTCTCCAGTTCCAGCCGATCTGGCTTCAGTTACCATGGAAGATATCATGCATGAGCGTTTTCTGGAGCTTGCCGGTGAACACGGACATCGTTGGACCGACCTCCGGAGATGGCATGCTGCAGGATACATAAACCTGGGGACCTGGACGGCGGAGGACTTTGGCTTTGATTATGATCCTGCACTGTTTGCGTTTGATGTTTCGACTCATCTTCTTTTTCCAATTCCACAATCGGAGATGGATCGCAATCCGCTGATGCTTGAAAGCGGGAACAACCCGGGATATTAATATTCTTTGGATACTGAAGACACATTCCCTGCAGCCAGCAAGCTGCGGGGAACTTCAGTTCTCAACTGATGTTCTCTGCCTGAAACGGCGGTTAACCCGGTTAAAAGATGCTTTTAAGA encodes:
- a CDS encoding RagB/SusD family nutrient uptake outer membrane protein is translated as MKITQYISKGMLLLMCFLVNPSCDKNLDIKPTKELESVFFEDEGRMQRAVGAAYAALTSLYSPILNNSSCLPPMLLPGDDIAGEHTGVTLFTFSGLTSTNGNLEELWKRLYAVVGRCNFVLDRLDDPEIQELYDTPGLMDANRGEMLFLRSWVYFRLWDWWRKAPIQDERITTVEDAILPPSEGFEMLDNAIASLEKAAELLPDSWDNRNLGRITKDGAYGLLVKLYVTRACYNNKSTEDYQKAITAFEKISGNRELVHFGENFDYRFENNAESLFEFQASMNPSGQDNAWLDNDFGRGAGQAGAMYHMFTNHWGNYTTGRMGPTPKLINAFEPGDPRRSETIRDNDDIDNMDWSLWWIEPWERFGGYHIVKYVNGERGNAHEPIWQISSRNNTRILRLADVKLAVAEAYLATGNQGEALRQVNDIRQRARESTPDGSVSPVPADLASVTMEDIMHERFLELAGEHGHRWTDLRRWHAAGYINLGTWTAEDFGFDYDPALFAFDVSTHLLFPIPQSEMDRNPLMLESGNNPGY